AATACTGGATATTTATAAAACGCCGGAGTTGCATTTTCTTAAAGTCGAGGAACTGGATACGGTTGACCAATTAATTAAAGAGCATGCGCAATTAGTCAGCGGAATAAAATAAATAATGTTTCTAAAAAAGCAATTAATTCGTGTGCATTTCCGATCGTTGGCAATCCCCGCGAAGTTTGGGATGCGGCAGGTTTAATGCTTTGGCTTCCAGCCTTCGCGGTTAAGACGAGTTTGAGTTGTTGGGTACTTTCTGATGCGTATTTTATCGCACGTTAAGGCGTTTTAAGCGAGCCCGCGTATTCGGCCAGTGCCTTGATATCGTCTTCGCTAAGGGTTTTGGCAATCGCGTTCATTTGGCCGGCTTTACGGGAGCCGTTTTTAAAGTCCGCTAATTGCTTGCTGATATACTCAGGATGTTGGCCGGCCAACTTGGGAAATTGGCCATTGCCCTGTAACTCGTTGCCATGACAGCCCATGCACATGGCTGCTTTGTCTTTTCCCGCCCGAGCCAGACTGGCGTCGCCGCCCGCCGACTTACCCGGTAAACCGGAATAGTAAGCCGCCAGATTTTGTATGTCGGCATCCTTTAAATCCTTGGCCATGGCGTTCATGGTAGCGTTACTACGCTCGCCCGAGCGGAAATGTTTCAATTGCGTTTCCAGATAAGCACGGCTTTGTCCGGCTAAGCTGGGAAACAGGCTGCTGTTGCTCACGCCGTTACCGCCATGGCAGCCCATGCAGGCAGAGGACCTGTTCTTGCCTGCATTGATATCCGCGGCTTGAGCGGGAATTACCAGGAGTGCCAAAATAAAGCTGAAACCGATTTTATACGTTGTGTTCATTGCGATGACCTCATGGGCTTGATGTACAATCCGTTAACGATAGCGCCTTGGCTGATTCACATCATAAGCAGGAGGAGTCCTGTTTAGCAATCAGTAATTCCCTTCCTCCTCAACTTGCCTAAAGGTTATTAATGTTCTGGATTGTCGATTTGTTTCAACAGGATTCCGTCCCCCACGCTATGCTGATTATCAGTTTAGTGGTGGCCAGCGGTTTGGTATTGGGCGGTTTAAAAGTAGCCGGCATACGTTTGGGTATTGCCGGCGTGCTGTTTTCCGGTTTGATATTCGGACATTTCGATTTGACTATCAATGCCGAGGTCATGCATTTTCTGCGCGAATTCGGTCTGGTGTTGTTTGTCTATGCCATCGGTTTGCAGGTGGGCCCCAGTTTCGTCAGCTCGTTTTTTAAGTACGGACTCAAACTCAATGGCTTGGCGGCGGCCATCGTGGTATTGGGTGCCCTTATCGCGGTTGCCATTAGCGTGATTGGCGAGATACCCATGCCGGTTGCGGTGGGCTTGTTTTCCGGTGCAACGACCAATACCCCTTCATTGGCAGCCGCGCAACAAGTGTTGAGCAGTTTGCCTGATATAGACGGCGAGACCATGAAGATGCCCGGTCTGGGTTATGCCGTGGCTTATCCGTTCGGCATTATCGGTATCATTTTGTCCATGATGTCTGTGAAGCGCTTGTTTAAAATCCAGGTCGATAAAGAGGCCGAGGATTTTGCCCAACATCAGCAGCAACATGCGCAAATTCCGGTTTGGGAAGATCTGTTGGTGGAAAATCCTAATTTAAACGGCTTGACCATCGAACAAATTCCGTTTTTCGAGGGCATGAACGTGGTGATAACCCGTATCTTGCATAAAGGCGAAACTGACGTTGAAATTGCCAGCCACGACACGCCGTTAATGACCGGCGATACTATTCGTTTGGTGGGCGAGCGCGAACAACTGAAACATTTAAAGATCCTGATTGGCCACGATGCCGAAATCAACTTGCAGGAAATCGCGCAAAACCTGCGCAGTAAACGGCTGGTGGTGACCAATAAAGCGGCGATTAATCAAACCATCGGTAATTTATGCGTGCGTTTTG
This sequence is a window from Methylomonas methanica MC09. Protein-coding genes within it:
- a CDS encoding c-type cytochrome, giving the protein MNTTYKIGFSFILALLVIPAQAADINAGKNRSSACMGCHGGNGVSNSSLFPSLAGQSRAYLETQLKHFRSGERSNATMNAMAKDLKDADIQNLAAYYSGLPGKSAGGDASLARAGKDKAAMCMGCHGNELQGNGQFPKLAGQHPEYISKQLADFKNGSRKAGQMNAIAKTLSEDDIKALAEYAGSLKTP
- a CDS encoding putative transporter, translating into MFWIVDLFQQDSVPHAMLIISLVVASGLVLGGLKVAGIRLGIAGVLFSGLIFGHFDLTINAEVMHFLREFGLVLFVYAIGLQVGPSFVSSFFKYGLKLNGLAAAIVVLGALIAVAISVIGEIPMPVAVGLFSGATTNTPSLAAAQQVLSSLPDIDGETMKMPGLGYAVAYPFGIIGIILSMMSVKRLFKIQVDKEAEDFAQHQQQHAQIPVWEDLLVENPNLNGLTIEQIPFFEGMNVVITRILHKGETDVEIASHDTPLMTGDTIRLVGEREQLKHLKILIGHDAEINLQEIAQNLRSKRLVVTNKAAINQTIGNLCVRFGVTISRVQRPDVEFTPTSAMHVHFGDELNVVGSQDALDNIEKALGNSLEELSHPQVMPIFIGISLGVLLGSWPFYLPGVPTELKLGMAGGPLVVAIMLSRVGNWGTMTWHLPKSSNIILKDIGIVLFLACVGLHSGDEFLETLFNGSGFYWMACASLITLLPLLIVALFGRIVFKLNYLSLCGLLAGSMTDPPALAFANSLHGSAAVSIAYATVYPLVMILRILAAQLIIVLVN